The stretch of DNA TCTATGCTTTGCGGATGGAAGCCCGGACACACGCTCCAAGCTCTTAACGGAGGGTAAGCTGGAGAGCAATTCCATTCTGTTTGCAACCAATTCGGCAAAAATAGAATCCGATAATCAAGGAGTGATCAAAGAGGTGGCGGCTGCATTGAAGCAAGATAATGCCATCCGGATAAAAGTGATAGGACATACAGATAGCGACGGGACTCCCAAGCAGAACATGGCTCTGTCTCAAAAGAGAGCCGAATCCGTAAAAAGGGAACTGATAGAAAAATACGGAATTGGAGAAAATCGCATAGAAACACTTGGAAAAGGTGATACAGAACCTGTAGAAAAGAATATGGACCCAAACGAAAAAGCAAAAAACAGACGTGTGGAGTTTGTAAGGTTATAAAAACATTTCTCTTTATGAATTACTTTTTGAAAACAATTATGAGATTAACTCCAAAAGTTGTCATTTTCTGTCTCCTATACATAGGGATCAGTGCCTGTACAAAAAAAGATATACCAGATCATTTAGAGGATTGGAGTGGACAAGGGGCCACACCCAAAGAACGACCTTTCGGAACTCCTATCGGACAGGCAACTGTCAAGCAGATAGGCCCCGAAGGCGGGATGTTGGCGTCTGATGATGGGATCCTTCAAGTTGTAGTCCCTCCCGGTACCATTCCCAAGCAGGTCGATTTCAGCATACAACCCATTACCAATACACTCGAGGGGAGTCCGGGAATAGCTTATCGTATTCTTCCAGAAGGTCTTATATTTCTAAAACCTGTAAGCATCACATTCGATCTTCAGGAGGCTGGCATCGAGACTGAAGTAAGTGATCTTCTTTTCTTGGCTTACCAGGATAAGAAAGGTCACCATTACCTGGCCTCAGATACAGAGCTGGATAAAGCAGGCAAGAAACTAACCGTAAAAACCACTCACTTTAGTGACTGGGTGTTGGCACAGCTCTTCGAACTTGAAGTCAGTAAAGAACAGGTCTCAGTCGGAGATACAACAAGCCTGCGCCTGATGTGGCACCTTGGTTCCTTACTTGAGCCATTGACAAAAGACCAGCCTATAGGTGATCTTGTTGAGTATAGTGGAAATGTTTCGGCCCTTCGCTGGTCTATCGGATTTGGAAAGGGGACACTAAAGGCAAGCGGGCCTAGTTGTATTTATACTGCACCAAGCCAGGTTCCGATAGAAAATCCGGCACAGATCAGTGTAACTGTACCAGTCTCATTTTATAGCAACAAGCGAAATTCAATTGTGATGATCAGCACTCCTATACATACCGCACCCGACGATTATATGATTATTAAGGTAGATGGAAAAGAAATAAAGAATAAGGCACCTGAAAATGGAGAAAGCGCAATATTATTAGATGCAAACAATTTTAGCATCTCGGCGCACCTTGAGGATGGCTACGACATCGGTATTGTTATTCCCGGAGGACCTGGAGCCGGGAGCTATCCTTTTGGAGAAGATTACAAAAAGGCTTATATCGATTTAGCCACAAATGAAGAATTTCCCAATTCCTGGATCACTCAAAAGCAAAATTGTTTTGACTGTGACTTAGTATATTCTGAGGGACAGGTCAAGATTACCAAGTTTGGAGGTATTGGGGAGTATGTGGAGGGTGAGTTCAACGCTGAAGTGTGGAGAATAGGTCAATACAATCCACCGAAAAAGAAAATCGAAGGAAAGTTTAGAGCAAAAAGGGCTCTTTAATAGCTGTTTGAAAGTGAAGATAGTCGTATCTGATAGTTTCTTCCTCTCATTTTCAAGAGATGAGTCTGAAGGATAAAAAGGTTAAACAATGTCAAAGGTTGACGATATACATAATTTCGTTGTCTTCAGCCAAAGGTGCTGAAAGAAACCCTAGCAAACTTTAAGTTAGCTGGGGTTTGTTTTTTCAGCAGAATTAATCCCGCAATTCCCTTGCTTTTTTAGGTTGATCCCATAAAAAGGTATACCTGCGAACATTTTGTGCTATCTGAGCTTAGACGAATACAAATACTAGCTAAACCTAACACGTACTTGTAGAACATCAGCGTATAAGTTTCATAAACTGTTTTTATCTTTACTCTCAACAGAAACTTATGAAACGATGCTAAGTAAACAAATTGCAAAACATTTCAGAGATGTGCACTTTGGGGGTAACTGGACTTCCGTTAATCTTAAAGACACGTTGGCAGATATAACCTGGGAACAATCGGTAACAAAGGTTCATAACTTTAATACCATTGCAGTGTTGGTTTTTCATGTTAACTATTACGTAGCAGCGGTGTTGAAGGTACTGCAAGGTGAACTATTGAACGCAAGTGATAAATATAGCTTTGATCTTTCTCCAATAACTTCTGCAGATGATTGGAATCAATTAGTTGCTAAAACACTTTCTGAAGCTGAATTATTTGCTGCTGAAATTGAGAAGTTAGAAGACTCCATGCTCTTCGACGATTTTGCTGATCCGAAGTATGGTAATTATTACAGGAACATAGTTGGGATAATTGAACATACGCACTACCACCTTGGACAGATTTCCCTTTTAAAGAAGTATTTAAATGAACATAATACGGAAATTATTTAGGCCTGCTTTGAAAAGTAAGAAAGCTGGATTAGTAGTGAGCAAGAAAAAGGAATAGCAATTTCCAATAAGCAAATGATATTGCTAATTAATGAACTGGACAAATAAAATGTCTTGTTACTTTTCTATTTATACTTTTAACTATGACCTCTTTTTCTCAAGATAGATTTCGAAGTGTTGATGAATTAGTGAATAATGTAGAGCCTGGATGGGACCTGGTAAAACAATGGATCGATAATGCAAAAAATAAAGAGGAAGTACTTCCTTGTGATGTGCTAAGGGCGAGAGATGTATTGTATAAAATACAGGTTACCACACGGTCTCCAATGGGAGCGATTGTTTATTCAACAGGTGGTATCTTAATCGACAATGGCTGGATAAGAATCCTAGGGTCAGGCAGTCCACTTTTAACCAGAAACCTGCCTGATTGGAATAAAGGAAAAAAACTTGAGGAATTTGGCCAGCAACCGTTAAGGTTACTAGTTGCCGATGACGCAGCCGATGGTTTTTTTGCCATTAATGGAGGCGGTTTAGGTGACGATGTAGGAAAACTATATTATCTCTCACCCGATAACTTAGCGTGGGAACCTTTAAATATAACCTATTCTGATTTTTTGCTTTTCTGCTTCGACGGCAATATTGAAGATTTTTATCGAGGATTACGCTGGAAGGATTGGAAGGTAGATTGTTCAAAACTTAAGGGTGGTGAGGTTTATACTTTTTATCCTTTTCTATGGACTAAGGAGGGGAAGGATATGAACTTTATGCGCTGTTTATGGACTTACAAATGCAGTTAGGTATCAATTAGGAAAAATAGAAAATGGAGTTAACCGAAGAGCAACGAAAAGAATTACAGCTTTTTATTGATAAATGGAAACAGGAAATTCCTGATGAAGAGATTTATTTCTCGTTTAATGGTCATGGGCATTTGAGGTATATAAATGCTAATGATGTTGGACTTGTTAGGTTTGGTGTTAAAAATATAGAAGCCGCTCTTTCGGATAAAAAATATATTAATATTTCCGGTGAATATCTTGGTGAAAACTGGATTAAACAAGAGGAGGAAGACCTTAGTATTCACTATATTGAAAAGATTAATAAGGATATTGGTCTTTACATTGAAAGCAGAGGAGTGAATAAAAAAGCAGCCGTTAGAAATGGTAAACTGATTGGACCTTTGATAATCGCTATTTTGTTTGCTGTACCAACATTTTTTATTTATCTCTTTATTTTCTGGTTGAATCATTAATTATAATTTGAATGGCAATTATTATAGGAACCTGGCACGGGATAGAATATACACGTTATCATCTTGGTAGATTTCCCTTTTAACGAGGTATTTAAATGAACATAATAATACGGAAGTTATTTAGACCCGCTTTGATGATGAAGAATGCCTCATTAACATTATTTTTTCTTTTCATTTTAACTAGTGCTATTGCTCAATCGGTTGACTCATTAAACGAAAAGCGGTTTGAATATCTTAACAAGTGTTTTGATAATTTCCCTCCAAATAAAACGATTGATAGTCTTGATCAAACGTATGGTTTACAGTTATGTAGCTTAACAGAATGCCTGTTGCTTCTTGAATTAAGCAACATGGATAAATCCATTAATGACAATGTATTGCTTCGTTTAAAAGAACTGGCAAATAAAAACTTTGAGAATAGGTCATTTATTTTGTTGGTGGAGGGCTCGATGAATAGCGTTAAAAAGACAATAAAATTAACCGAAGAGTCAGGACTGGTTTATGTAAGTCTGGGAAATTCTTGTTTAGGTAGTAGGGAGCAAGAAAAAGGAATAGCTATTTTTAACAAACAAATGATGTTTTTGATCAATAAAAAGGGCCATAAATAACTATAAATGAAGTTAGGTATCAATCAGAAAATTGAGCTTTTTAACCTATCTTAATCTGCCTTAACACATCATTTATGAAAAGATTGATTTTAATTCTTACATTATTTAGCTTAATAAGCAGTGTCTCTGCCCAATTAACAAAAGTAGAAGGGTTTATTGATTCGTTGACAAAGGAGAATAGCTTCAGTGGAACTATTCTTATTGAACAAAAGTTAAAAGCAGTGTATCGTAAAAGTTTTGGGTATGCTGACCTCCCTTTTAAAGTACTTAATACACCTGATACCAGGTATAAAATAGCCTCCATCACCAAAGCTTTTACTGCAGTTATGATCTTGCAATTGTATGAGCAAGGCAAGATAGATCTGGAAAAACCGATTAACACCTATTTAACCAACTACAAGGGAATGGGAGGTTCTAGCGTAACAGTAAAACAGTTACTCAACATGACTTCGGGCATGCGAAATATGGATGATGGATTGACGCTTGAATCAGCTTTACAGCAAGGAATGCCACAATATCAAAAGCCCTATACAACGGATAAACTGTTGGCAAAGTTTTGCAGTGATACTTTAGTAAATCAGCCAGGTAAAACCTTCGACTATAACAATGCAGATTACATTATACTGGGAAAGATAATTGAGACTGTAAGCGGTAAAACATACGAACAGGTATTAAGCGAAAAGATCATTGAACCTTTGCAATTAACTAACTCAGGTTTATTATCGCAAGAGAAAGTGATCGACAGGCTGGCAAATACTTATTTTCAGCGTGATGATTCAAAAGTACTTACGAATGACCTGCCTGTGTATATCAATAATTGGTATGCTTCGGGTGCTATGTATTCAACAGTGGATGACGTTTTAAAATTTACTAATGCTTTGTTCAATGGTAAGTTATTAAAGCAGGAAACACTGAATAAAATGATTGTTTCGGGGCCTGGTGAATATGGATATGGCGTTTGGGTGTATAAAGATTATGAAATCAACTCCAAAATGTTCACGATCATTAAAAGACCTGGCTCTATTATGGGTGCTCAGGCTATGTTGTTTCATATACTTGAAGATAACTCGACAATTATCATTTTAAGTAATACGGACAAAGTCGGTCTGGATGGATTTGCAGCAGTGATTGCTCAACAAATTATCAAATAATAATGATACCTTATCCATTAGGCGAGTACAATTCCAAAATAGATTTATCTGAACAGGGCAGAACAATACGGGACTTGTGCAGGTAAATTATGAATTTGAGTCAATCCGAAATCTAGTTCAGGAATTAGATGTTTTAGAAGAAGAGTCTATCGTTATAACTTACAAAGGTCATTTTAGCGGGCTATTGGGATTCCTATTACGGTTTTCATTGGACGAGAGAACAAGAAATTGAATTTTGGGAGTAGTTCGGCCGAAAAATGCTAATTCGGCCGTCGCTATGCTAACCCTTGCTGATTCGTATCGTGTGCATCAGGTTAAAACATTAATTGAGGTTATCGATTTATATTTCCAGAAGATTGAAGTTAATTCCGAACATTATTATTCGCTGCAACCGGATGATATTGAGAGCTTATTAAGTAACCCCGACTTAAAGATCAGGATCATGAAAGCCGAACTTGATACTCACGAGCAAAAATGGGGGAAGGGAAGATTATGAAGAAGAGTATCCTTATTTAATCCAACGCTGCAAAGGAGACGAGGAGTTAATTAGTTATGTTAATAATCGTTTTGAAGCAATTCTTAATAAGTAAAACAACCTAACCCGCTACTTGATAAATACTTGTTAATTACCTGTAAATCACACTTTTTTTGTGAGCGGATTTTTCTATTTTTGCACCCGAAATAATGAAAAAAATTATCCTTTGGGATTTGTGCGTTGGTAAACTTCAAGTTAGTTCATAGAAATTGCTTTACTTTTTACCCATCTGAATTTTATACTCTCCTCTATTGAATTCTAACCATCTTGGTATCAGGATAATTTTTCCTTTTTAAATAATTGGGTTTGTATACCTGTCAATATGAGCCTCACTTTATTTGCTTTTCAATCAATATAAATTATCACAATAAATGGCAAAAGCTGAGTGATCAGTTTATGCTCTCTTTGATACTGCAATTGTAGTACATGTATGAAGAAAAATGATCGCTCGTTGCTAACTACCTTATTCATTTTTATCGTGAGTAGTGGTTTTGCACAGCAAAATGTTCAGTTTAGTCAGTATATTTTTAATGAATTGGCCGTTAATCCTGCCTATGCCGGTTATAAAGAAGAGTGGACTGCACATCTGCTATATCGAAGTCAGTGGGTAAGTATTACGGGAGCTCCAAAAACAGCCACATTTTCGTTTGATGGTCTTACCGATTCGTATCGGAAAAACACAGGACTAGGTCTTCAAATAACAAACGATAAGTTGGGTGCTCAAAGTAACCTGTCTGCTTACACCAATTATTCATACAGGTTAAAATTAGATGCGTTAGATACTCGTCGTTTGTGTTTGGGATTAGGAGTGGGAGTGTCGCAATATGCACTCAATGGCGATGAACTGTCGTACGTACAAGAAAATGACTCCAGAATTCAGGCAGGGACCGTAAATACCATTACACCTGATCTTCGTTTCGGGGTTTATTATTATTCGCCCACGTTTTTTGCAGGAGCTTCTGTTATGGATCTGTTTGCTGATTATATCAGCACAAAATTACAAGACGGAACCAAAACCTATCTCAATATAAAGAAAACGAGGCATTATTATTTTTCAGCAGGAGGTCTAATTACGTTATCATCTACTATTATACTAAAACCTTCTTTCTTGATCAAAGAAGACTTTAAAGGACCTACCAATCTGGACCTGAATACATTTTTTGCTTTTAACGAAAAAGTGTGGATAGGTGCGTCCTGGAGAACGGGTATTAAATTATGGAGTAAGGATAACCTGATCAGTAATTTACAAATGGCTGATGCTTATTCAGTAATGGCTCAATTTTATGTGAATGATCGTTTTCGTATTGGTTATGCCTACGATAGAACCTTAAGTGAGTTGAGTAATTATGAAAATGGCTCCCACGAAGTCTCCGTATCGTTAAGCCTACCTTCACCTAAATTAGGTGAAAGAATTTTAAGTCCGAGGTATTTCTAAGTTTACACGCTATTCGTTTTAATGAAAAAAAGATTACTTACCATTTTTGTTTTTCTTTTAAGTTTCTTCCCTTTTTTAGGATATGCACAGGAGCAGAAGAGTTTGAGAAAACAAGCAGATTTGTTGTATGAGCAAAGCAGTTATGCCAAAGCTGCGGCGATTTATGAACGTTTGGCAAAAAATAAAAAGGATGATGTAGACCTACTGGTTCGTTTGGCAAATAGCTACCGTTTAATCAAAAACTATGAACAATCTAAAAGGTGGTTCCAGCAATTGCAGTATACTAAGTTATTGCCAATCTCTGAACTGTTGAATTATGCAGAGGTTATGCATTGTAATGTTGAGCTTACCGAATCTAGGGATTTGTTAAAAGAGTATGAGCTAATAACAGGAACCAATGAGTATATAAAAATGCGGGTAAACAGTTGCGATTCGGCAAAAGCATGGATGCAATCACCTGCATTAATAGTAGTTAAAAACCTTGATTCAATTAATACACCCAAGAGTGAATGGGGCGCATGGGCTATCAATGATTCTGTTATTGTTTACACCGCAGAGCGCGCACCTTTTGTTGATAAGCGCAAAGGAACATATAGTCGTACCGGTCAGCCTTATTTAGGTATTTATGAACGGGATTTATATGCTAAAGAAAAATCAAAACCATTTGATCGTCAGTTTATCGTTAGTAATTATCATTCTGGGCCATTGCTGATCAATGCTGCGCATAATCTTATTTACATTACCCGAACCTATAATGATTCAAAAACAATAAGGGAATTTAACTCCAACAATGGAAGAATAAGTGGTATAAGGCGATTGGAACTTTGGTACTCAGAAAAGAAAGAAGGACATTGGAGTGATTTGAAACCCTTTAAGTATAATAATCCGGAGAACTATTCGGTTGGTCATGCTGCTTTGAGTAAAGACGGCAACACGCTGTACTTTGTCAGCGACA from Solitalea canadensis DSM 3403 encodes:
- a CDS encoding DUF2625 domain-containing protein, whose protein sequence is MTSFSQDRFRSVDELVNNVEPGWDLVKQWIDNAKNKEEVLPCDVLRARDVLYKIQVTTRSPMGAIVYSTGGILIDNGWIRILGSGSPLLTRNLPDWNKGKKLEEFGQQPLRLLVADDAADGFFAINGGGLGDDVGKLYYLSPDNLAWEPLNITYSDFLLFCFDGNIEDFYRGLRWKDWKVDCSKLKGGEVYTFYPFLWTKEGKDMNFMRCLWTYKCS
- a CDS encoding serine hydrolase domain-containing protein; amino-acid sequence: MKRLILILTLFSLISSVSAQLTKVEGFIDSLTKENSFSGTILIEQKLKAVYRKSFGYADLPFKVLNTPDTRYKIASITKAFTAVMILQLYEQGKIDLEKPINTYLTNYKGMGGSSVTVKQLLNMTSGMRNMDDGLTLESALQQGMPQYQKPYTTDKLLAKFCSDTLVNQPGKTFDYNNADYIILGKIIETVSGKTYEQVLSEKIIEPLQLTNSGLLSQEKVIDRLANTYFQRDDSKVLTNDLPVYINNWYASGAMYSTVDDVLKFTNALFNGKLLKQETLNKMIVSGPGEYGYGVWVYKDYEINSKMFTIIKRPGSIMGAQAMLFHILEDNSTIIILSNTDKVGLDGFAAVIAQQIIK
- a CDS encoding PorP/SprF family type IX secretion system membrane protein gives rise to the protein MKKNDRSLLTTLFIFIVSSGFAQQNVQFSQYIFNELAVNPAYAGYKEEWTAHLLYRSQWVSITGAPKTATFSFDGLTDSYRKNTGLGLQITNDKLGAQSNLSAYTNYSYRLKLDALDTRRLCLGLGVGVSQYALNGDELSYVQENDSRIQAGTVNTITPDLRFGVYYYSPTFFAGASVMDLFADYISTKLQDGTKTYLNIKKTRHYYFSAGGLITLSSTIILKPSFLIKEDFKGPTNLDLNTFFAFNEKVWIGASWRTGIKLWSKDNLISNLQMADAYSVMAQFYVNDRFRIGYAYDRTLSELSNYENGSHEVSVSLSLPSPKLGERILSPRYF